Part of the Pangasianodon hypophthalmus isolate fPanHyp1 chromosome 9, fPanHyp1.pri, whole genome shotgun sequence genome is shown below.
GAATTTTGCAGTGTTAGTGATGTAACCCTAAAACACTGCTTTTAGTTGAAATTGTGCACTTTTACTTCAAATGTCAGATCATATGGACTAAACCAGCTTTTACAGTTCACATAAATTTCTTGCAACATCATTACCAAGAAGGatgattttatatgtattttgtaagtattttgtattttgtatgtatgtatgtgcacCAAATACAATGCGGCActctaaatttatttatttattttttttaatatccagaTTACTGATAATTGAAAACTAAATTGCAGTGAGAATGAAAATATCagtgatgatttttttcatcCACGTGGATGCAAGCACCAGTTCAGGTGCAGAATGAGTCAGCACTCAGATTTCcccattaatattcacatcactCTGAATGTACCAGGTAGATTTCATGCAATTTCTCAAACCTCCACAAGAGCCTCTAAAAATCAATGGTAAATAAATTCCCTCAGTGCTTCATGGTCATCAGTATGCTCTTACTTTTGAGGATCTTTATCATTAGAGGGATGTGCTTTATCATTGCCACAATTAGCAAGGAAAAAGTGTGCTTGTTCACAAACTGCAGCGTCAGGATGACAGGGATCAGCTGGGCAATTTGTATGCAAATGGAGTAAGGCTTGGCTTTGCTTGCACTGTACTGCTGTCCCCCCAGGAAGGAAGCTGTTGTTAGTAAAATTCTCTGTAAAACAAAAGgtaagtatgaaaaaaaaaacccacaccattttcctccatttaaaaatgttttactaaGTGTCACTTTAGGatttaatctttaaatgtaTCCATAATGTTCCAAAAtagaatctgttttttttttggcctattTCCTATTTTCCCAACAATACTCCAGCTTGTATCTCACTCCTCAGTGAAGCATACAGAGTGTAAGCTTAATATTCAAGTATATCAGTAAGTCAACTCAGGAGAGGTGTTGAAGTGGGAGATAAAGATTGATCCAGCACTGCGTTGGCGGTGTATATGAAGTGGACATTGTTATCTCTGTCCCCTAGTGAAGCAATGTTAGAAGTCTCATGCTCTAGAACAGACCCAAAAGCCTCAATAAGGCACCAATATCTAAAAGAGAATACTACTTCTTAATGATATTGCCTTCATACTTGCTCTCTGCATGCAATAATGCAAAAGATGAAAATATTCAGTCACATATGGAAGAACGTCCATGAATGactgaaacagacagagagaatagAAAACTAAATGGTCATGGCAAAAAAATTTATTCTTGGTTTTTAATTATGAGTATAATTACCTTATGAATAGggttaaattatgtttttttttttttttggtgtgatatattcattcatattaaaGCAATTAATCTGTATTTCTGATAAACtgttaaatacaaaaatgtccACCTTGGGGTATTTTTATTATCAAGGTATTTACATATGTAAACTGATGCTGGCAAGGAAAAGTCAAAGTGACACAATCATTTAGAAACGAAATTTGATGCAAATGACCTTTTTCACTTGACCTTCTTGATAGTCATTCCAGAAGAATAACACTTAAATGTCTAAATATATgtgaaacataaaacaaacaaacaaacaaacaatgtaGCACATCATTAATGCTATGATACACttgtcataaaaataataaatgcatattcccacatgcatacatacatagacTCTCACACACCATTAAGCACATAACATAATAATCTATACTGAGTACTTAATATTACTCCGTAGTACTGATAAATAGGCTAAATGATAATAGATAGAATAGTTAGATAAGTATCTAGGACTGTGTGTCACTGTTatatttctttttcccatgtAGATATATAGATGAAAATGTTGAGACTTGAGGTAGTGTAAAAGGTAATAATAGTATGAATGTTACAATGACAACATGCTTAACAAATGCAAAGAGAAAAGATCTTTAAATACCAGCTTTCAACTGTGATTTCTCACTAATGCTTATCTTTctcccaaacaaacaaacaaacaaacaaataggtGTCATTCAAGATATAGATAAGTCAAGATACAAATTCATCCAAGATACAGAAATTGAACCTACTGGGCAGTAATGGTCATGGACTGAGTTTTTGTTGTTCCCAGATAAAAGTATTTCAAGTCTTGCAGGTTTCAGATCATGTGCAGTACATTCAGCGTTACAACACTTCTGCATAATCAAGCAGAACAACCAGTGCTCAAGAGGAAGGACACTTGATAGTTCTAAGCCAATTTTTATGagtatgacaaaaaaaaaaaaaaaagaagcgtttattactgtatgtttttgtcAAATATCTGGTTGGGACAAAGTtgaattttcattacaaatagatattaaatattaatgttaatgaaataatgCCATGCAAATATgctcattcatcattcattcatctttagtcagtgctttatcctggagggttgcggtggatccggattctatcccgggaacactgggtgcaaggtgggagTACACCATGGACAGAATCTCCCAGTCCATCACAGTGTGGAATATGGGGTATTTTCCAGTACATTAAAACAATCACAATGCAAATTTACAGTTGCAGTTCTGGAAACACAAGCTTTGGCATTAAATGGgcttatatcacaatatcatatTAACATGTAATCAATCACCTTTATGAGCCtatatattttctttgttaGGAAGAAAGCTGCAATGTACAAATCTCTGTGCAGGTACAAAACCAAGCATACAGTTTTATTGCTTAAGTACTGCACAAGTACACATACAAAGCACATATAAAATGATTGCAATACATTCTTTATCTTATCTCTTTTGCAGTGGAAGTGAGGGGATTGTTCCCTGGTCGTTCAGGCTCTAAGGCAATGCTGTTAAAAAAGGAAAGGCCATAGATACTGAGCAGTGTGCCTTGGTTAACAAGGAAGTATAGATAGGGGGAAGGTCTAGTGAAACGATCAGTGCATGTCTGATAATGAACATGACTATGCGTATgcctgtgtatatgtatttgtgtCCCGAACCTGATAAGTGAGAACTTTAGTAACTGCTCTTTTACCAAAATGACATGATATATAGCAAGAAGTATATTTGCATCTCTTTCCCAGCATACTTCTCGAGGATCACCCATAACCCTGTTATTACTggttgatgtttttttaatttttttttttttttttttttttttttggaaactgcTATCTGTTGCATATCCCTACATAATGTTACCATCATTAGTATTGCAAAATTGCTAAAGGAACTTGGAAGACAAATTCAAATAGTACACTTATTCACCACCCAGTCACAAACCTACACTTACATACACTCTCATTCAATCATCAGACACATACCTATTCCTTCATTTGGCATTATGACTTGAGAAGTAGTCATTGCACTGTTATAAATACAGGTAGACACACATCTTTTTAGCTATAAAAGTTATGTTCTTTGATAGATATTGTTCACTGATAAAAACATGATCTGTACAATAGACAAGAGTACAATCCATTTTCATAAGTTTGATGGGAGTTTGGGGTGTAAGCTTGGGGTCCCTGGAATGGAACTGTCTCGAGACCCAGGGCCACCAGGAGACCCAGTCTGGGCTTGGGACACTTTGGAAGTCTGTCTTGACAGGGCCACATGGCCAGGTATTGAACTATAGGGTTTGGTAACAGGGGTTGGGAAAGAAGTATGGCTGAACCCAGACACTGATATCAGATGTGACTGATCTGGGACATGTGGGCCTTGTCTTATTAGTTTGGGCCTCTCAAAGGGTCGTGGGGAAGGAAGCGATATGGAAATAGTGCTGACGTCCTGAGAAGGGAGATCAACCAGAGACCCCACCCTCTCTTGTGACTGGGAAGGCAGAGGACAAATGGTCTGAGGGGACAGGAGAGAGCTTTGGGATCCTGAGGTACTTGAGGGATTGCTATTAATGGGTGTCCGCTTCCTCTGCACCACAGGACTCTGGAAAGTAGGGCTCCAGGCTGGTGGGGTACTACAAGGGGAAGCATTTCCAGAGCCATACTGAGCAAGTGAAGCCAGAGCGGATGGTTCATGGGAGAGCTGGAGAAGATGATCACTACTCTGAGGATCCTGAGTCTGGGGATTTGGGACAGTTGGCTCTAAGAGATTTGCAGAGCAAAGTGGGGATCCAGTAGAAGGTGATGGAGTGGTTGTCCTAACTGGTTTGCTCACCTCCTGACTGCACTTAACTTGAGGAGGATTGGGCTGAGTGGACTGCAGTTGCGTCAGTATAGGGCTAATGGAATGGGCTATCAAAGGAGTGATGGTAGAGGCAGAGGGAATGGCAAATTGAGCCACGTCTCTTCCTACTGCCCCTTTTTGGAAGAAGCCAGGCAGAGGAGCAGTAATGCTGGAGAAGGAAGCATGTGGAAGCTGAGGTTGGGGATGGAGCTGAGCCAAACTGGAGATTCCAGAACCACAGGTGCTGAGCGGTCTCTGGGAGAATGTGGAGGCCTCGCTGATGCTGGatgtgatggtggtgatggtggttgTTGTGGAAGACGGCAAAGAACTGGAGGCAGAAGGCAAAGGAGGTGAGGAAGATGTTGCAGAACTCTTGGCTCTCAGTGAATCCAAAATAGGGGTCTCCACTCCAGAGCCAAGCTGAGAACTTGCTCCAGAGGATGAGCTACCCAATGTAGTAACACCAGAAACCAAAGGGAACCTTTTAAAATGTCCTGGTGGATCTTTCAGTGAACCCAACATGGGTACCGGAGGCCGGAAAAGTGTATGTGGCAGATGTGGGTGGCGGGTAAGTGCAATGGCCACCGAGGTAGTGGCTGCCGCAGCTTGGAGTGGAGCCTGGATGAGAGGAGCCCAGATAACTGGAGTGTGAGAAGAAGGTGCTGGGGTTGTATGAGGACCTGGTGAGGGCGTCTGCATTAGGTGGGCACAGTGAGCCATGTCTCTATCATGCTGTACAATCTGCTGGATGATTTCATTCTCCTGAAAGTTCAGCACACCTGAGTTGAGATCTCGCTGCACTTTGTGCTGGAGAACAGAGTTTCTCTTTCCTGTAATGATAAAGCAGAAAGAAACAATATATAATACTTACATAATACTTAGACAACACTTTATAACTTACATTATACTACATTAAATATTCACCTTGTTATTAGAATCTTGTCTGAGTTTGTTATTGAGGATGTCTATTATTCATTATTCGAATTCACCAATTTGCTTTGAGCAGCCGTCCAACTGCAAATCAACAAATCAAGCTAAAGAACTATACACCTCATAGTCTTTGTTTAACTAAGCTGACGTTTACCAACTGCAGATGGATCAAACCCCACATGAATGACAGCTCTCACCAATGCGGTCTAGACGATCAAGGGCTACTGTCTCAAAAGCCCGACGCATCATTGGGTACTCTTCCAACACTTCGTTAAAGTTGTCCACAGATAGAGAGTACAGACGGCAATATGTCTCTGCTCTCACACTGGCTGTTCTTCTGCCCCGAGTCAGTAAACAGATCTCTGTACAGAGCATTAAGATCTGAATTAACACCAGTAGGATGCATGAGCATTAAAATGATAAGATatcaaaaacatacaataattCAATGTCTAATTTACTAATTACTATACAATGATCCATGTAAAAATCCATTTTGAAATCTCTTTTCAGGTTAGAGTTCAGTGCTCAGGTATGTTACGGATGTTATCATGGAGTAAAGATcctaaaataattgtaaaataattatagtGTGGGAGGGAGAGTGAAGGGAAATTTCAGCTGTAGAGAACCTATCAGCATCAACAGCGCAATTGGCTCCttacataaaatgaaaacatgcatAAGTCGTTTGCACGCAATTTATAAAGCCTGTTTATGTGAATGcatataaatacaaagtgtacattacattacatcttACTAGCAGTGATGTTGGAGATTGGTACAAGCTGTACATTTATGAGTGAAAATACAAGACCATAAATAAAGTGCCTGTGGCCCTTCATCACCCTGGAGCCAAAATGGAGTGGGGATGTTTGGATAAGATAGAGCAGCAAAAATGGCCTAAGGGATTACACGCGCTCTCTCCAGCCGTCACGGCCACAGTCATAAACAACAATGAGACAAGAGCCACTCCATCGGAGCCCACATACTGACTATCACACACAAAAAtagggggagagagacacaaaaataaagagacagagctGAGACCGAGGGGAACAATAGTAGAAGACCAAAGAAAAATccgaaaaaatagaaaaagtcaggatgatgatgagaaagCATGAGACACAGTAAGAAAGCTCTCATTAAAACTATAGTCCAGACTTTTTTTAtactcttctttctctttcatgcACAGGGCTTATGGGGAGAGATTATGAGCAGCTTGTTGAACATGTAATAACTTCAGATGAGTCTGGGCAGAAGGAATGGGTTTTgtacaatgttattttttactTGTATAAATCTATAGATCGCTAATTTTCAAGGAAAAGAATGCTACAAATAAGGCTACAGTACATTTTCTGAACAGGTGGGCCAGAATGTGTCAGAAAATATTTGTATAAGCTTTATTCCCTCACCATCTGTTAGGCATCAATATTGCCATTTTAGTGCCAAATTGCTCCTTTAAATTCCATTCAACAGTCAACATTAAAACATAACTGATGCTTTTCCAGACCTGAACTAAAACAGTTAATTTATTGAAGAACAGTTTAAAACAATCAGAAGTCATGAGATACAATGGAAAGCTGCAGTAAAAAGCCTGATAACAAGTCTTCACACCATCTAACATTATCAGCCTTCCATTATTTTCCTTTCACTCCTCTGTTCACCTATTATTTGAAAGTCGTTGCAAAGTCCCACTGAGCGACAGTAGAGGAAAATTAATTTCATGAATGGCTAACTGATGTCAGATGAGGAATTTCCCAAGGCTCCTGAAATGTGCTCATTCACTACCCATGATCCCCCTGAGGATCAGCTGATAACACTGTTGAAACAGCACAATGCCTGTCTGCACAGTTAAGCTTATTACAAATACTGTGGCTAAAAATAGCCACAGCTAACTTAAAGGAAGCCCTACCAAAATTGTTatgcataatacataatatgttGGATCCTACAGTATTTGACTGGAATGCATCATTAGGTGAACCTGCGGTTCTgatttttctctgatttttcaCAAGGCTGTGGTGTACAGAGCACAGCTTTGCAGTAAATAGATCTTCATCCATCATTTATGAATGTTGTTATAGATTGAAATAgctacagtcccctctgaaagtattggaacagcaaggccaattcttttatttctatacactgaagacatttaggtttgagatcaaaagatgaatatgagacgagaGATCAGAATTTtatctttcatttcctgatatttgcatctagatgtattaaacaaatTAGAACATGTCACTTTTGGTGGCaaaccacccaatttttagatgagcaaaagtatagggaCAGATAGTCTAAAAGCAAATActtaacacttaatatttggttgcatatcccttgcttgcaaataactgcatcaagcaaataactgcatcaagtgattcttttccaggcttgtactgcagcttctttcagttgtttcttccttcagtctactcttcaggaggtgaaatccATGCTCAATCTGGTTAAGGTCTGCCGATTGACTtgaccagtctaaaaccttccactttttttcccctgatgaagttgtttgttgtgttggcaatgtgttttgggtcattgtcttgctgcatgatgaagctCCTCCCAATTACaatggatgcatttctctgtaaactggcagacaggacatttctgtagacttctgaattcattctgttgctaccatcatgagttacatcatcaataaagattagtgagcctgttccagaagcagccatgcaagcccaagccatgacactacctccgccctgcttgaccgatgagctcgtatgttttggatcatgagcagatcgtttctttcttcacactttggcctttccatcactttaggAGCGGTTAATTTTTGTtgcagaacttttgtggctcatctctgtatttctttgcaaattctaatctggccttccgattCATGCCCAacgcttgtgcaatggctctgatcgattctcccttttttctcagcttcaaaatggcttgcttttctcccacagacagctctctggtcttcatgttgtcTTCATGTTGTGTAATGTTCATGTAATTaccaacaaatgcagtcttcacaggtgaaacccaggctcaaaccaagagtaaacattcagaactattaattgtttaaactgtaaatctaacagggcacacctgggcaacaggAAATACCTGTCAGTCacctgttccaatatttctggccacttgaaaaatgggtgggttctaacaaaaggtgccatgttctaagtttaacacatctagatgcaAATATcgggaaatgaaagctgaaattcagaTTTATCAAACCTatatgtcttcagtgtatagcaacaaccaaagaattggctttgccattccagtactttAGGAGGGGACAGTGTATACAAGGTACAGCTCAAAAACTCCCTTAAAACCACTACTGGTAATGGTCTTATGCATCATTTATCTGTGCTCCTAATGAGCCCTGTTTATTTGTTCTCTTGGATTATGTCGGTATTTGCTAACTCTCCATGCTTGTTGTCATGGTCATGGTGACCACAATAGCAATGCTAGTGTCAGATCATCCTTCTACCACACTTCACATAGACATTCTAGCAATATAAATAGTAGTATAACACACTACTTATAAACAGTAGTTTATACTAAATGtgtaatattaacattaaagaaTGTATTTTGTTACATAGACATACATAAAACAATTCTAATATGATGCTAGCCGTTTGCAACGTCATCATTTTCAAATCATGCCGAAGATAAAAATAGAAATCTGGCAGTGatgttataataaaatgaatgtcCAGAAAGCTGTAATCAAATCTCAAGTAGCAGAGAGCTACTAAGAGGCACAACTGTGCAAGAGTCCATATCCTGATGATACCACAGCAACTGGAAGAGCAAAAATTACCATGCAGTCGGTGGAAAGGATGGTCAATCAGTGCAATATTAGCCATTAGTGGGTGTCTGTTATCTCATGTAGTTATTGCTCTCTGTGACGTGATGTGTTCAGTGGTTTGGTGTGCATGGGGAGGAACCTACGTCCACCCAGACTGATAGCTATTGTGCAACACTTGGACTCTAAGCATTGGCTGaattgggttaaaaaaaaaaaaaaaaaaaagggatccGATTATACTATACTTAATTTCATAGTTTATGACATTagtgtaattattaatttttaatgaaaattttaaataatgatatactttaataatttaattgaccaattcaattaaataatttaaatattgaacaaaatatctaaaaataccTTTTGGTCTCtggtttatattcatttatataaatcacattgtatATAGTTTTATGGTTATAGCTTTGTTATAACCTCAGAATTTAGTCCCCCTTAAGCACTGCTCAGACAAGTACGAGGTATGTCTCAGTTATATGGTATTCTGACCGTAAACAGAAGTGAATTTTTCCTGCACAATATCCCCTCTGGCGACAAGCTATATTAAGTCTATGTTAAGTCCACAGAcataatgaaaaacaatgaaGCGCAATTTGGGTGTAATATTAAATTTAGAAACATGACATTGTCAAAAATATGAAGTGTTTTCACCCCTAAACGGATGGCATGGTGGTGTAGTGGGCAGCATTGCCACCTAACAGTCCTggatttgatcctgagcttgcgTGACTGTCTAAGTTTTGTGTGTTCATTCATGGGTTCTCTGTTTTCTCCagttgcccctaggtgtgaataagtgtgtgactgtgtgagtgcatggtgccctgagattgACTGGCGCCTGATCCGGGGTGCaattctcctgccttgcacccagtgttgcCAGGATAGGCTCTGTATACCCCAAGTCCCTGATCAGgttaaagtggttactgaaagtgagtaagTGTTTTCAACCCCAAACTCCATGACTTCTGCATGgaatttaaaagaatattttaatcaagAGTGAGTAGGTGTGAACTGAGCACATACAACAGTATCTGTGAGCGTATAAATACAGCATGTTTGGCCAGCTTCCATTATTTTCTGCTGTAAACTACTGTACAATCTTGTGCTGTTGTATAGGCTGGCAGCCAAGTGAATCTGAGTGGATTCCTGATGGCTGAATTATGACAAATTGGCAGAGATGGCAAATAAATGTGATTATGACAACTAAGGCCATTCATGGCTATCACCATTGTTATATTGCAATATAACACTACCAATACTCTCACACGATTTATGGACCTATTAGTATAGGCTTTGTCTTTTAAATGCTTCTAACCTTTAATATTaaatcatattatatttatCTATGACCTGTTGACTACCAGTAACATGAACGTCTGCTTACCTCCAAAGTAAGACCCATCTGAAATCTTTGTCTCTTTACTGCCCTTGGTCAGAACTGTCAGCACACCATGTTGGatgaaatacattttctttcctATGGTGCCTTCCCGAATGATGTAGTCTCCTGGCTGGAAGACTTCAAAGCGTAACTTGGTAAGCATGGAGGTTACAAAATTGGGATCTGCATTAGCAAACAAGGGCATGGTGGCCACCAGCTTTCGACAGttgaaactgatgatctccttCATGTGCAAAGAGAatagaaagggaaagaaatacattttaagtatATTAGTAACTGTCACTGAGATTACAGCCATACAGTTTGTCAATATTCTCCTGCATGAGACACATATTGAGAAAGGTGAGTGGATTCAAGGCTAACCTCTCGGAGTGGCTCATTCAGCTCTCCAAGAATGCTCTCTTCATCAAACATCTTGCCCTGATAACGGTGCTCATAGTAGTCATGGATCCTTTGGCGCATGTCAGCAGGGAGCTTGTGGAAGGACATATACTGCTCTACTTGCTTATACTGTAAGTCAGAGAATATGATGGTGTCAATAAAACAGCATCCGACTGGATGGAACAAAATCTTAAAATGGACAGCActgtggcacagtgggtagtgcTGCCAACACACAGCTCACTGAAAATCTTAATAAAGGTTAAAAATGCTACACTGATTGGGAACTGAATTACATAACTACTGACTAATACTTAATAAAAGCAACAGGTTTTGAAAGTGTAGGAGGCAAGCTAGATGTTTATATGGTTTTACCATAACGCAATGTTTTCACACCAACAAACTTCTacttctctgtgtctctctgcctgcttgTTTAACTTCTAAAAAGGACTTAGGGGATTGATAGAGTTTGTTTTTGTCTAATTATTGTCTAGTTATTTATTCTTTGAGCAAGAGAGATTATTTTCAGGGCTGAAATATTCCTGCCCTCCTCTGCACATTATCTTCCTCCTCACTTTGCCCTTCTCATCTAGCCATTTTATCGCTTTCTTGCCTACAGGCTCCCTCcacagaaaaatacattttccttttttctttcctacAACCTCTTTCTGTTTCATAAGCTTTCTCGACAAGGTGCCTCCACCCCTGAcaattgttctctctctctctcttctcatgAACTCCTCCTTGACTGCAGTGGTTCTACTGTGCCCTTCACTTCATGCTAATGCTCCATGCTGCCATGTCAGCTGTGTCTGCTTTCACCAGCACTGAATGCAGCCTTGCTGCCTCTCTCTGTACTGCTGCTGATATTCCAATATGAATATTATCATATTCAAGGACACAAGACAAAGCCAGCAGGGACAACTTGAGACAACAGGAAATAATGTCAGACAGTGCTGTTGAGCCAGACTCTTGAGACCAGAGGGGGGTAGTAAAGCCACATACAAAACTGTCAGGATAAAGTAGGCTAAGTATGACTCACagcatcaggaaaaaaaaaaacaagtgtcaTTGGAATTTGTCCTTTTCAGGACTAGGAGTAATGCTGTTGTCAGCAGGTTGCTGCTAATAACAATGCCAT
Proteins encoded:
- the hcn4l gene encoding potassium/sodium hyperpolarization-activated cyclic nucleotide-gated channel 3, coding for MDRLHSSMRKRLYSLPHQIGQKSDEGDADARRKSVRMKSLAPSVSPEAASGEPDALSALRGNANGDCRRFKGSLSSVTSRHGADAEAHEQKRLIAEEEDDDDGGGGDGSPEEDGAAEEGARGGAGGGGAESQRSASDEHATFIKLEGVEQMAPDDERLYQAGFVHRQLGAMLQPGVNKFSLRMFGSEKAVEREQERVKSVGSWIIHPYSDFRFYWDLIMLLLMVGNLIIIPVGITFFKDEHTPAWIVFNVVSDTFFLVDLVLNFRTGIVKEDSTEIILDPQQIKVRYLRSWFAVDFISSIPVDYIFLIVETRIDSDFYKTARALRIVRFTKILSLLRLLRLSRLIRYIHQWEEIFHMTYDLASAMVRIVNLIGMMLLLCHWDGCLQFLVPMLQDFPADCWVSKNKMVNDTWGQQYSYALFKAMSHMLCIGYGMYPPVGMTDVWLTILSMIVGATCYAMFVGHATALIQSLDSSRRQYQEKYKQVEQYMSFHKLPADMRQRIHDYYEHRYQGKMFDEESILGELNEPLREEIISFNCRKLVATMPLFANADPNFVTSMLTKLRFEVFQPGDYIIREGTIGKKMYFIQHGVLTVLTKGSKETKISDGSYFGEICLLTRGRRTASVRAETYCRLYSLSVDNFNEVLEEYPMMRRAFETVALDRLDRIGKRNSVLQHKVQRDLNSGVLNFQENEIIQQIVQHDRDMAHCAHLMQTPSPGPHTTPAPSSHTPVIWAPLIQAPLQAAAATTSVAIALTRHPHLPHTLFRPPVPMLGSLKDPPGHFKRFPLVSGVTTLGSSSSGASSQLGSGVETPILDSLRAKSSATSSSPPLPSASSSLPSSTTTTITTITSSISEASTFSQRPLSTCGSGISSLAQLHPQPQLPHASFSSITAPLPGFFQKGAVGRDVAQFAIPSASTITPLIAHSISPILTQLQSTQPNPPQVKCSQEVSKPVRTTTPSPSTGSPLCSANLLEPTVPNPQTQDPQSSDHLLQLSHEPSALASLAQYGSGNASPCSTPPAWSPTFQSPVVQRKRTPINSNPSSTSGSQSSLLSPQTICPLPSQSQERVGSLVDLPSQDVSTISISLPSPRPFERPKLIRQGPHVPDQSHLISVSGFSHTSFPTPVTKPYSSIPGHVALSRQTSKVSQAQTGSPGGPGSRDSSIPGTPSLHPKLPSNL